The following proteins are co-located in the Microbacterium sp. Clip185 genome:
- a CDS encoding GntR family transcriptional regulator has protein sequence MSDLRPLAMGDQIAHRLRVEIIKGIIPADTHLAEDALATRFDVSRGPVRDALRHLEAEGLVEDRRKRIYTRAVGMTDIEELYMLREVLESLAIRLAIANASSKDWDRVQAIVDDMAAAAESNDGERFADADMQFHTSFYVNARNRRLMEAWRPYQRIFAILFELSDTSDIASATADHQGFLDVIRTGDADAAVKRLHLHLTLAKGHVRDALRSLPDAAH, from the coding sequence GTGTCCGATCTCCGCCCCCTCGCGATGGGTGACCAGATAGCCCATCGTCTTCGCGTCGAGATCATCAAGGGGATCATCCCCGCCGACACGCACCTCGCCGAGGACGCCCTCGCGACGCGGTTCGATGTCAGCCGCGGCCCGGTGCGCGATGCCTTGCGGCACCTGGAGGCGGAGGGTCTGGTCGAGGACCGCCGCAAGCGCATCTATACGCGCGCGGTCGGCATGACCGACATCGAAGAGCTCTACATGCTGCGCGAGGTGCTCGAGTCCCTCGCCATCCGGCTCGCCATCGCTAACGCCAGCTCGAAGGACTGGGACAGAGTCCAGGCGATCGTCGACGACATGGCCGCCGCCGCCGAGAGTAATGACGGTGAACGCTTCGCGGATGCCGACATGCAGTTCCACACGAGCTTCTACGTCAACGCGCGCAATCGCCGACTGATGGAGGCGTGGCGCCCGTATCAGCGCATCTTCGCCATCCTCTTCGAGCTCAGCGACACGAGCGACATCGCCTCGGCAACCGCCGATCATCAGGGCTTTCTCGATGTGATCCGTACCGGCGACGCCGACGCTGCCGTCAAGCGGCTGCACCTGCATCTCACCCTCGCAAAGGGCCACGTGCGCGACGCCCTGCGCAGTCTTCCCGACGCCGCGCACTGA